The sequence GGTCGCGACGACATTTGAATATAGGGGACAGTCACCTATTTATTGGGCCCCGCCTTCGGTCTTCCGATGGGCAGCGGGCGTAGTCGGCGGTTGAGGGTGGATTCGAGTTTGGAGAGCAGGGAATCGGACGCGACGGGGCGTCCGGTATGTGTGCTCAGGCGCATCTTCGCGATGAGTTCGGGGTCGTCGTGTTCGGTCAGCCACGCCTTCCAGTCGCTACCGGCGGATCGGCGCGCCCATTCGTCGAAGTCAAGCACGTGGCGCGCATCCTCGCCTTCGCAATGCGCGTTCGCGCTCGACCACGGATACGTCCACGGGACGCGCGTCATCCTCGCGCGGAGGGAACTGCGTTCCACGTAACGCCGTGCTCGCTGCGCATGTTTGCATTCGATTGCGTACGGGAAAAATCGTCTCCGCGTTTCTGACAGGATACAGAGCCGCTGACGCTTTGCGCCGACCGTTCGCCGGTCACCGCTCGCGGGTCGCCCGCGGCCGCGAAATGGGCGCGGGCACGGGCGAGGATGCGGGCACGGGCACGGGCGAGGGCAAGGATTTGCCGCGCTTAAACGCGCCGATCGTTCCCTTTGCAATCCCCTTGCGTTATGTCATTATTCGTTGACACCTTGAAGAGCGGGCGCTAACGTGCGCAGGTTCTGAAAAGGTGCCAATTTCGCTGGAGAAAATCCGTTCGGAGGTAGATTCATGGCCGAGGCCGACAAGGCGCAAGACAAGCTGGGCGAGCTTCTCGTTCAGGAAGACCTGATCAGTCCGGAGCAGCTCGAAACCGCTCTGGCCGAACAGAAGGTTTCCGGCGGGCGCCTTTCCTATCACCTTTCCCGCCTGGGGTACCTCGAGGAGTCCGAGCTGGCCGACATCCTGTCGCGCCAGTACGGCGTTCCCTCGATCAACCTGTCGGAGTTCGCGATCGACGCGGATGTCATCCGCCTCGTGCCGCGCGAAATCGCCGACAAGTACAAGCTCATCCCGATCAGCCGCGCGGACAATTCGCTCATCGTGGCGATGGTCGATCCGTCGAACATCCTGGCGATCGACGACATCAAATTCCTGACCGGCTATTCGGTCGAGGCGGTCGTCGCGACGGAAGACTCGATCATGCAGGCGATCGAGAAGTACTACGATACGCACGACACCGATCTCGAGGGCGCGCTTGAGAGCATGGATTGGGAGGACGAGGACCTCGAAATCATCGAGGCCGAGGACAACGTCAACGTCAAGGAACTGCAGCACCAGTCCGAGGACGCCCCCGTCGTCAAGCTCGTGAACCTCATTTTGTCCGACGCGATCAAGAAGGGCGCCTCCGACATCCACGTCGAGCCTTACGAGAAGAGCTTCCGCGTGCGTTACCGGATCGACGGCGTGCTCCACAAGGTCATGGACCCGCCGCGCAAGCTCCAGCACGCGATCACGAGCCGCCTGAAGATCATGGCCGATCTCGATATCGCCGAGCGCCGCCTGCCGCAAGACGGCCGCATCCGCCTGAAGACGGCCAAGGGCAAGGAGATGGACTTCCGCGTCAGTACGCTGCCGACGATCTACGGCGAGAAGGTCGTGCTGCGGCTTCTCGACAAGGATTCGTTGCAGCTCGACATGACCAAGCTCGGATTCGAGGAATTCCCCCTCAAGCAATTCAAGGAGGCGATCCACAAGCCGTTCGGCATGGTGCTCGTCACCGGCCCGACGGGTTCAGGCAAGACGACGACGCTCTACTCCGCGCTCACGGAGCTGAACTCCATCACGGAGAACATCTCCACCGCGGAGGATCCGGTCGAATACACGCTCAAGGGCATCAATCAGGTGCAGATGCACGAGGCGATCGGACTGAATTTCGCCGCGTCGCTGCGATCGTTTTTGCGCCAGGATCCGGACATCATCATGGTCGGCGAGATCCGCGACTTCGAAACCGCGGAAATCGCGGTGAAGGCCGCGCTCACGGGCCACATGGTGCTCTCGACGCTGCACACGAACGACGCGCCAAGCTCGGTCACGCGCCTTCTCAACATGGGCATCGAGCCGTTTCTCGTCACCGCGTCGCTGCAGCTCATTGCCGCGCAGCGCCTGGTGCGCAAGATCTGCCAGAACTGCAAGGAGCCGATCGATATTCCGCCGCAGGTGCTGAAAGAAATCGGCGTCAAGGAAGAAGAGGCCGAGACGGCGACGATTTACCACGGCGCCGGTTGCATGAAGTGCAGCAAGACCGGCTACCGCGGGCGCATCGCCGTCTACGAGGTGCTTCCGATGCACGAGGAGATCAAGGAGTTCGTGCTCAACGGCGCGTCCACGACGGAAATCAAGCGCGAGGCCATCCGCCTCGGCATGAAGACCATGCGTCAGACGGGCATCTCGAAACTTCTGAACGGCGAGACCACCGTTGACGAAATCGTACGCGTGACCGGTGCGGACTAAATGAATCGGCGCGTGCGGCGAACGCACGTGAAACCATTTTCGCGCGCCGGTTTCGGCGCACTTCCCGGGCGCGGCGCCGCAGGGCCCGCGTCCGACGAATAAGAGGTCGGCCGTGGTCGATATGCATCAGCTCCTGAAGATCATGATCGAAAAGGGAGCAAGCGATCTGCACGTGACGACGGGTTCTCCGCCGCAGTTCCGCATCGACGGGCGCCTGACGCCTCTCAACATGCCGGCCTTGACCGCCAGCGACACCAAGCGCCTTTGCTACTCGGTGCTCACGGAAATGCAACGGCACGCGTTCGAGGAGACGAACGAGCTTGATCTGTCATTCGGCGTCAAGGGACTTTCGCGTTTTCGCGCCAACGTGTTCCGGCAGCGCGGCGCGGTCGCCGGCGCGTTTCGCGTCATTCCGTTCAAGACTTTCAGCTTTCAGGAGCTGGGGCTGCCGGCGATCGTCAACGACCTGTCGAACAAGCCCGCGGGCCTGGTGCTCGTCACCGGCCCGACCGGTTGCGGCAAGTCGACGACGCTGACCTCCATCATCGACCGGATCAACGGCGCGCAGAACCACCACATCGTCACGATCGAGGACCCGATCGAGTACCTGCACGCGCACAAGGGGTGCCTTGTCAATCAACGCGAGATCAACTCGGATACCAAGTCGTTCAAGATCGCGCTCAAGTACGTGCTCCGTCAGGATCCGGACATCGTTCTGATCGGCGAACTTCGCGACCTGGAGACGATCGAGGCGGCGCTGAACATCGCGGAGACCGGGCATCTTACGTTCGCCACGCTGCACACCTCGACGGCGGTGCAGACGATCAACCGCATCATCGACGTGTTTCCGCCGCATCAGCAGCCACAGGTGCGCGCGCAGCTTTCGTTCGTGCTCGAGGGCGTGGTCTGCCAGAAGCTCATTCCGCGTGCCAGCGGCATCGGCCGCGTGCTGTCCGCGGAGGTCATGATCCCGAACGCGGCGATCCGGAGCCTCATTCGCGAGGACAAGGTGCATCAGATCTACTCGCAAATGCAGATGGGACAGAGCAAATTCGGCATGCAGACCATGAATCAGTCGCTTGCCTCGCTCTATCAGCGAAACGTGATTACACTGAAAGACGCCTTCGCGCACTCCTCGGACCCCGAGGAACTCCAGTCGATGCTGGAGGGCAAGATGGCGGCCGGCGGACGGAAATAAAACCAGCGCGGGAGGTGCCAGGTGCCAGTCTACAAATGGGAAGGCCGAAATCGAGCGGGCGCCGTTCAAAAGGGCGAGATGGATGCGCCGACCGAGGAAGCCGTCATCGCGAGGCTCCGCGCGCAGCAGATCGTCGCCAACAAGGTGAAGCCCCGCGGCAAGGGCACCGACCTCATGCATATCGAGCTCTTCAAGCAGAAGGTCAAGGAGCAGGAGATCGTCGTCTTCACCCGCCAGTTCGCGACGATGATCGACGCCGGCCTTCCGCTGGTCCAGTGCCTGGAGATTCTCGTCAACCAGCAGGTCAACAAGACGTTCGCGGACGTGCTCAATGCGGTGAAAAACGACGTCGAGGCCGGCTCCACCTTCGCCAAGGCGCTCGCCAAGCATCCCAAGATCTTTGACCAGCTTTTCGTGGCGCTCGTCGCCGCGGGCGAGGTCGGCGGTATTCTCGACACCATCATGAACCGCCTTGGCGCGTACATCGAAAAGGCGATGAAGCTCAAAAAGAAGGTGAAGGGCGCGATGGTCTACCCCGCCGCGGTACTCTCCATTACCTTCCTCGTGGTGCTGATCCTGCTCATTTTCGTCATTCCGACGTTCCAGAAGATGTTCGCGGATTTCGGCGGGCAGCTCCCCGCGCTCACGCAGGTCATCGTCGACATTTCGGCCATCATCCGCGGGTACTGGTGGATCATCTTCCCCGGCATCGTCGGCTTCATCGTCGGCATGCGCACGCTCATGGCGACGGAGAAGGGGACCATCGTCAAGGACGATCTTCTCTTGAAGGTTCCGATCTTCGGCGAGCTCATCCGCAAGGTGGCGGTCGCCAAGTTCACGCGGACCCTCGGTACGATGATCACCTCCGGCGTGCCGATCCTCGACGGCCTGGACATCGTCGCGAAGACGTCCGGCAACAAGACGATCGAACGCGCGATCCTGAAAACCAAGGCGCGCATCGCCGAGGGAAAAACGATCGCCGAGCCGCTCATGGAGTCGGGCGTGTTTCCGCCGATGGTCTGCCAGATGATCACCGTCGGAGAGTCCACCGGCGCGCTCGACGTCATGCTCGCGAAGATCGCCGACTTCTACGAAGACGAAGTCGACATGACGGTCAACGCGCTCACCACGCTGCTCGAGCCGCTCATGATGGTGTTTCTCGGCGGAACGGTCGGATTCCTGCTCGTGTGCATGTATCTGCCGATCTTCAAGTTCGTGCAGGTGATCGGATAATCGGACAGCGCGCGGCGCGGCTGCGCGCGATAGCGAAGAAAACGCTGATCCGCCGCCGCGGCCCTAAAGCCGCGGCGTCGTTTTTGGGGCACGGACAAAAGCGGTGACGACGGAAGTCAGATCACAGACGGCGTTTGAAGCGCCGGAAGCGCCGGTCGGGCGTTTCGCGAACGCGTACGACAACGCCAGCCTGTTGCAGTGGCTTATCTTCCTGCGCGTCGTCGTCGCGACGTTCACGCTCGGCACCATCTTCATCATCAATTATCCCGAATACCGCGCGACCTTCTACGCGCTCATCGGTACGCACGTCCTGGCCGCGCTGCTCTCGGCGCTGCTCATTCAGTCGCTGGCTTATTCGAAACCGTTTCTCGTCGCGCAGATCTATTGGGACATCGGCTTCGTGACCGCGCTCGTCATCCTGTCCGGCGGATATTTTTCCGTCTTCTCGTTCATGTACGTGCTTTCGGTCATCTACGCGGCGATCATCCTGGACCGTCGCGGCACCTTCGTATCGGCGGGGATTTCGGTGGCGGCGTTCGCCGGCGTTCTTGTCATGCATCTGACCGGGACTTTCGTCGCGAACATCCTTCCGACCGAGCACGCGCCGACGCCCCTCGAGGTCGTCTACAAACTCGCGATCAACGCCTTCGCGATTCTTGCCGCCGCCGTGCTCTCGAGTTTTCTATCCGAACGCGGCAAGGCGCTCGCCTCCGAACTGCATCACAAGCAGGATGACCTTGTCCGCCTGCGCGCCCGTTTCGAGCACATCGTACGCTCGATTCCCATCGGCCTTCTCGCGCTCGACGACGAGGAGTGCGTCGTGTTCGCGAACGGCCCGACCGCGGACATCCTTCGCCTGGGCGCGGGACCGCTCGAGGGGCGGCGCGTGCGCGACCTCATCCCCGCGCTCGGCGATCGCCCGCTTGCCGATTTCGCGCGGCCGGCCGAGTTGCAGATCGAGTCGAACGACGAACCGGTGTTCGTCGAGCTTTCCTATTCGCCG is a genomic window of bacterium containing:
- a CDS encoding type IV pilus twitching motility protein PilT, with translation MVDMHQLLKIMIEKGASDLHVTTGSPPQFRIDGRLTPLNMPALTASDTKRLCYSVLTEMQRHAFEETNELDLSFGVKGLSRFRANVFRQRGAVAGAFRVIPFKTFSFQELGLPAIVNDLSNKPAGLVLVTGPTGCGKSTTLTSIIDRINGAQNHHIVTIEDPIEYLHAHKGCLVNQREINSDTKSFKIALKYVLRQDPDIVLIGELRDLETIEAALNIAETGHLTFATLHTSTAVQTINRIIDVFPPHQQPQVRAQLSFVLEGVVCQKLIPRASGIGRVLSAEVMIPNAAIRSLIREDKVHQIYSQMQMGQSKFGMQTMNQSLASLYQRNVITLKDAFAHSSDPEELQSMLEGKMAAGGRK
- the pilB gene encoding type IV-A pilus assembly ATPase PilB, translating into MAEADKAQDKLGELLVQEDLISPEQLETALAEQKVSGGRLSYHLSRLGYLEESELADILSRQYGVPSINLSEFAIDADVIRLVPREIADKYKLIPISRADNSLIVAMVDPSNILAIDDIKFLTGYSVEAVVATEDSIMQAIEKYYDTHDTDLEGALESMDWEDEDLEIIEAEDNVNVKELQHQSEDAPVVKLVNLILSDAIKKGASDIHVEPYEKSFRVRYRIDGVLHKVMDPPRKLQHAITSRLKIMADLDIAERRLPQDGRIRLKTAKGKEMDFRVSTLPTIYGEKVVLRLLDKDSLQLDMTKLGFEEFPLKQFKEAIHKPFGMVLVTGPTGSGKTTTLYSALTELNSITENISTAEDPVEYTLKGINQVQMHEAIGLNFAASLRSFLRQDPDIIMVGEIRDFETAEIAVKAALTGHMVLSTLHTNDAPSSVTRLLNMGIEPFLVTASLQLIAAQRLVRKICQNCKEPIDIPPQVLKEIGVKEEEAETATIYHGAGCMKCSKTGYRGRIAVYEVLPMHEEIKEFVLNGASTTEIKREAIRLGMKTMRQTGISKLLNGETTVDEIVRVTGAD
- a CDS encoding type II secretion system F family protein, with translation MPVYKWEGRNRAGAVQKGEMDAPTEEAVIARLRAQQIVANKVKPRGKGTDLMHIELFKQKVKEQEIVVFTRQFATMIDAGLPLVQCLEILVNQQVNKTFADVLNAVKNDVEAGSTFAKALAKHPKIFDQLFVALVAAGEVGGILDTIMNRLGAYIEKAMKLKKKVKGAMVYPAAVLSITFLVVLILLIFVIPTFQKMFADFGGQLPALTQVIVDISAIIRGYWWIIFPGIVGFIVGMRTLMATEKGTIVKDDLLLKVPIFGELIRKVAVAKFTRTLGTMITSGVPILDGLDIVAKTSGNKTIERAILKTKARIAEGKTIAEPLMESGVFPPMVCQMITVGESTGALDVMLAKIADFYEDEVDMTVNALTTLLEPLMMVFLGGTVGFLLVCMYLPIFKFVQVIG